The Thermincola ferriacetica genome segment CCTATGACCTGGCTTACCAGGTGGCGCCGGAAAACGACTTTCTAGGGGTACTGCTGCCATATACACCGCTCCATTATATACTTTTTAAATATTTTACCGGCCCGCTGGTAATGACCAGCGCCAATGTAAGCGACGAACCTATTGCTTACAAGGACCGGGACGCACTGGAACGTCTGGCGGAAATTGCCGACTATTTCCTGATGCATAACCGGGAAATCCGGCACCGTTGTGACGATTCGGTGACGCGGATATTCCGGAACAGGGAATACCTGATTAGAAGGTCAAGGGGTTATGCTCCGCGGCCCATCTTATTGCAGAAACAATGCAAACAAATTCTGGCCTGCGGCGCTGAACAGAAGAACACTTTTTGTTTGACAAAAGGGTCTTATGCCTTTGTCAGTCACCATATAGGGGATCTGGAAAACCTGGAAACCCTGGAATCCTTTACGGAAGGGATAGAATTATATAAAAGACTGTTTGCTGTCGAGCCCGAAATAATTGCCTATGACCTGCACCCGGAGTACCTGTCGACAAAATACGCCTTGCAACAGGACCACCCGAAAAAGATAGGCATTCAACACCACCATGCCCATATTGCAAGCTGTATGGCCGAGCACAATTTAACAGGCCCGGTCATCGGGGTCGCCTTTGACGGGACCGGCTACGGGACCGACGGCAGGATATGGGGCGGCGAATTTCTGGTGGCAGATTTAAAGGATTTCCGCAGAGTGGCGCACCTCGACTACCTGCCCATGCCGGGCGGGGCTAAAGCCATCAGGGAACCATGGCGGATGGCAGCCAGCTATCTGCTGCAATTATTTAAGCCGGCAGACCTGGAAAAAGAAAGTTTACCCATGGTTAAAAAGTGCGGCATAGAGCGGGTGACCATGCTGGGGGAGTTGATTGATAAACAAATAAACTCGCCGCTGACTTCCAGTATGGGCAGGCTGTTCGATGCCGTTTCAGCCTTACTTGGTATCAGGGAGACAGTAAATTACGAAGGCCAGGGGGCCGTGGAATTGGAACAAAAGGCCCGTCTCTGGTATAATAAGGATAGCAGTTTATCATATCAGGTTCAGTTCAAATCCGACCCTGAAGGTTGGATAATTGATCAGCTAACGGTCATTTTACAAGTTCTTGACGACCTGAAAAGCGGACGGGCTTTGGAGGAAATTGCCTACAGGTTTCATCTCGGCGTAGCTGAGCTGATTGTACAAACCTGTGTGAAAATAAGGGATAGGTTCAATATTTCGGACATCTGCCTGGGTGGAGGCGTATTTCAGAATCTCCTGCTCCTGGAAATGACTTTGGACCGATTGACCGGGCAGGGATTTAAAACTTATATTCACAGGCAGGTCCCCACCAATGACGGAGGAATTGCCCTAGGTCAGGCCGTAATTGCAAACGAAAGGAGTGGTAATTAAATGTGTTTAGCCGTACCAGGTCAAATAATAGCAAGGAATGATTTCACTGCGGAAGTGAAATTGGCCGGAGTCGTGCGGGAAATAAGCCTTGAGCTGGTCCCGGAAGCCCAGGTGGGAGACTATGTGCTTGTTCATGCCGGTTTTGCTATTCAGGTTATCGATGAAGAAGAGGCCAAAAAGACTTTAGAGATTTTCAAGGAGCTGCTGGAGCATGAAGTATCTTAAAGAATTTCGGGACAGTGATGTTGCCCAGGCTTTTATCCGCAAAATCAGAGACATATCAAAAAAAGACGTTAAACTTATGGAGGTTTGCGGCACGCATACGGTATCTATTTTCCGGCACGGCATCCGTGATGTGCTGCCGCCTAATATAAAGCTCATTTCGGGACCGGGCTGTCCTGTTTGCGTTACTCCAAACAGGCAAATCGACGAAGCCCTGGAACTCTGTAAAATACCCGGTTTAATTATGACCACCTTTGGGGATATGATGAAGGTTCCCGGTTCTTATTCCAGTTTAGCCAAGGAAAAGGCTAGAGGAACCGATATACGGATTGTATATTCTACCATGGATGCTGTGAAACTGGCTCAGGAAAACCCCACTAGAGAAGTGGTCTTTTTTGGCATCGGCTTCGAGACCACGTCGCCGACCATTGCCGCGGCAGTTCTGGCTGCGGAGCGTTTGGGGCTCAGGAACTTTTCTGTTGTCGGCGCCCAAAAACTAATTCCGGAGGCCATCAGGGCTTTGCTAGATTCCAACGAAATAGGCATCAACGGATTTATTTGCCCCGGCCATGTAAGTTCTATACTGGGCGTTGAACCTTACCGTTTTATTTGCGAAGAATATCATGTGCCGGCGGTAATCGTTGGTTTTGAACCTCTGGACATGCTGCAGGGGATTTACATGCTGGTCAAACAGATTGAGGCCGGGGAAGCCAAAGTGGAAATTCAGTATACCCGCGGGGTTCCTGAACACGGCAATCCCCGTGCCCGCGAACTGTTGTTTAAAGTGTTCGAAATATCCGATGCCGAATGGCGGGGTATCGGACATATACCCGGTACCGGGCTGAAGTTTAGACGGGAATACGCCAAGTATGATGCAATAGCCAAATTTAACATCAAAGTAGAAAATGCCAGAGAGCACCCTGGCTGTATCTGCGGCGAGGTCCTGCGCGGCGTAAAAGTTCCTTACGAATGTAAGCTTTTCGGAAAAGCCTGTGTGCCGGAAAATCCTGTTGGCGCCTGCATGGTTTCCACGGAGGGAACCTGCGCCACCTATTACAAATACGGAACGAGGGAGGGCTAGAAATTGAAATATGATAAGGTGCTGCTGGCCCATGGCAGCGGCGGCAAATTATCCCATGATCTGGTGCGGGAAGTTTTTCTACCGGCCTTTGGAAATAAAGCCCTGAACCGACTTGATGACCGGGCGGAAGTATCAGTTCCGGGGACAAGGCTGGCATTCAGCACTGATTCCTTTGTGGTCAACCCCATTTTCTTTGCGGGGGGAGATATCGGCAAACTGGCCGTTTGCGGGACTGTCAACGACCTAGCCATGGGTGGCGCCCAGCCCCTTTATTTAAGCGTAGGTTTTATTATAGAAGAAGGCCTGGAAATGGACATTCTGAAAAAAATAGTGGCCTCCATGCAGGCAGCGGCCAGAGAAGCCGGCGTTGACATAGTCACCGGCGACACAAAAGTGGTGGAAAAAGGCTCTGCCGATAAGCTCTTTATTAACACGGCCGGTATTGGTATCGTGGAAGAAGGCATCCATATTTCGGGACATAACGCCAAACCGGGGGACAAGGTTATTATCAACGGGTTTATCGGCGACCACGGTATGGCCGTAATGGCGGAGCGGCAGGGTCTAAGTTTTCAGTCCGGGATTGCCAGCGATTGTGCCCCGCTGAATAAGCTGGTGGCCAAGATGCTGGAAGTAACAAGAGATATCAGGGTTCTCCGGGACCCGACAAGGGGCGGCGTGGCCACAACCCTAAACGAGATTGCCGGGCAAAGCAGTGTAGGTATAGTACTGCATGAAAAAGAACTGCCCATTCGTGACGAGGTTATGGCGGCCTGTGAGTTTTTGGGGTTTGACCCCCTTTATGTGGCCAACGAAGGTAAATTGCTGGCGATTGTGCCGGCAGAAAAAGCTGAAGATATACTGGCAGTCATGCAAGGTGAAAAATACGGAGAAAATGCCGCCATTATCGGCGAAGTTGTCAGCGACCATCCGGGAAAGGTAGTGCTAAAAACAGCCGTTGGCGGCAGGAGGATTGTTGATATGTTGGTTGGGGAGCAGTTACCGAGAATTTGCTGATCTCCGGCCCGGGGAAGGTGAATCACCATGAGGATAGCCGTCATCGACGGGCAAGGCGGCGGATTCGGGAAATATATAGTGGAACGCTTACGCAAAGAGCTTCCGGAAGAAACAGAAATAATTGCCCTGGGAACCAATGCCATGGC includes the following:
- the hypF gene encoding carbamoyltransferase HypF yields the protein MRKRYTITVNGIVQGVGFRPFVYKLAERYGLSGEVANTTQGVIIDIEGEDKDIDNFMEQIKYYPPPLADVQKVDKRERELKGCSSFVIKHSQGEEEKQTLISPDVAICDDCLAELFNPSDRRYLYPFINCTNCGPRFTIIEDVPYDRPKTTMKCFPMCAQCLDEYENPADRRFHAQPNACPACGPQVFLTDRRGEVLPVDDPIRETAELLLRGHIIAIKGLGGYHLACDAKNEQAVRELRSRKYREDKPFAVMFKDVDSAFSYCHISVSEERLLKSIKRPIVLLKKKKESYDLAYQVAPENDFLGVLLPYTPLHYILFKYFTGPLVMTSANVSDEPIAYKDRDALERLAEIADYFLMHNREIRHRCDDSVTRIFRNREYLIRRSRGYAPRPILLQKQCKQILACGAEQKNTFCLTKGSYAFVSHHIGDLENLETLESFTEGIELYKRLFAVEPEIIAYDLHPEYLSTKYALQQDHPKKIGIQHHHAHIASCMAEHNLTGPVIGVAFDGTGYGTDGRIWGGEFLVADLKDFRRVAHLDYLPMPGGAKAIREPWRMAASYLLQLFKPADLEKESLPMVKKCGIERVTMLGELIDKQINSPLTSSMGRLFDAVSALLGIRETVNYEGQGAVELEQKARLWYNKDSSLSYQVQFKSDPEGWIIDQLTVILQVLDDLKSGRALEEIAYRFHLGVAELIVQTCVKIRDRFNISDICLGGGVFQNLLLLEMTLDRLTGQGFKTYIHRQVPTNDGGIALGQAVIANERSGN
- a CDS encoding HypC/HybG/HupF family hydrogenase formation chaperone, whose translation is MCLAVPGQIIARNDFTAEVKLAGVVREISLELVPEAQVGDYVLVHAGFAIQVIDEEEAKKTLEIFKELLEHEVS
- the hypD gene encoding hydrogenase formation protein HypD; translated protein: MKYLKEFRDSDVAQAFIRKIRDISKKDVKLMEVCGTHTVSIFRHGIRDVLPPNIKLISGPGCPVCVTPNRQIDEALELCKIPGLIMTTFGDMMKVPGSYSSLAKEKARGTDIRIVYSTMDAVKLAQENPTREVVFFGIGFETTSPTIAAAVLAAERLGLRNFSVVGAQKLIPEAIRALLDSNEIGINGFICPGHVSSILGVEPYRFICEEYHVPAVIVGFEPLDMLQGIYMLVKQIEAGEAKVEIQYTRGVPEHGNPRARELLFKVFEISDAEWRGIGHIPGTGLKFRREYAKYDAIAKFNIKVENAREHPGCICGEVLRGVKVPYECKLFGKACVPENPVGACMVSTEGTCATYYKYGTREG
- the hypE gene encoding hydrogenase expression/formation protein HypE, with the translated sequence MKYDKVLLAHGSGGKLSHDLVREVFLPAFGNKALNRLDDRAEVSVPGTRLAFSTDSFVVNPIFFAGGDIGKLAVCGTVNDLAMGGAQPLYLSVGFIIEEGLEMDILKKIVASMQAAAREAGVDIVTGDTKVVEKGSADKLFINTAGIGIVEEGIHISGHNAKPGDKVIINGFIGDHGMAVMAERQGLSFQSGIASDCAPLNKLVAKMLEVTRDIRVLRDPTRGGVATTLNEIAGQSSVGIVLHEKELPIRDEVMAACEFLGFDPLYVANEGKLLAIVPAEKAEDILAVMQGEKYGENAAIIGEVVSDHPGKVVLKTAVGGRRIVDMLVGEQLPRIC